The following are from one region of the Arachis duranensis cultivar V14167 chromosome 10, aradu.V14167.gnm2.J7QH, whole genome shotgun sequence genome:
- the LOC107471196 gene encoding uncharacterized protein LOC107471196: MKKPIVALLMVIFFSAFNCFNAEEAFDVRKHLSTVSRYGAVKEIANGNFIPSKVPEGCVPTHLNLVARHGTRSPTKKRIRELDNLSLRLEDLIKDARRRNLHLERVPSWLDGWKSPWQGRLKGGELISKGEEELYDLGLKIREKFPSLFDEEYHPNIYTIRATQVPRASASAVAFGMGLFSGNGSLGPGKHRAFSVISESRASDIMLRFHDCCHNYKHFREKQEPAVNKLKEPVLNEITSALIGRYGLNFTRQDISSLWFLCKQEASLLDITNQACSLFGPSEIMLLEWTDDLEAYILKGYGNSLNYRMGLPLLEDVVQSMEQAIQAEEERRPPGSFEKARLRFAHAETIIPFSCLLGLFLDGSEFKKIQKEQPLQLPPKPPQKRTWRGSTLAPFAGNNMLILYSCPAQDKSKSKHFVQVLHNEHPIPMPGCDGSDFCSFEVFKEKIVAPHQKHDYDTVCNPKQEPSSGSMYQMFQWLFSLSKGDKQPRDEF, from the exons ATGAAGAAGCCTATCGTAGCTTTGTTAATGGTAATATTCTTTTCTGCGTTCAACTGCTTCAACGCCGAAGAAGCGTTCGATGTTCGCAAGCATCTCTCCACTGTTTCCAG GTATGGTGCTGTGAAAGAAATTGCAAACGGTAATTTTATACCTTCTAAAGTTCCTGAAGGATGTGTTCCAACTCACTTAAATCTCGTG GCAAGGCATGGAACTCGTTCTCCTACAAAGAAAAGGATAAGAGAGTTAGATAATTTGTCATTACGTTTGGAAGATCTTATAAAGGATGCCAGAAGGCGAAATTTGCATTTGGAAAGAGTTCCTTCCTGGCTAGATGGATGGAAATCTCCTTGGCAAGGAAGGCTCAAGGGTGGTGAGTTGATTAGCAAAGGAGAGGAAGAATTATATGATCTTGGACTCAAAATTAGAGAAAAGTTTCCAAGTTTGTTTGATGAAGAGTACCATCcaaacatatatacaataaggGCAACTCAG GTTCCTCGAGCCTCGGCCAGTGCGGTAGCATTTGGGATGGGGCTTTTTAGTGGAAATGGTAGCCTTGGACCTGGGAAACATCGAGCATTTTCTGTTATAAGTGAAAGCCGTGCTAGCGACATCATGTTGAGATTTCATGACTGTTGTCATAACTACAAG CATTTCAGGGAGAAGCAGGAACCCGCTGTTAATAAACTTAAAGAACCTGTATTGAATGAAATCACATCTGCATTAATTGGGCGCTATGGACTGAATTTTACGAGGCAGGATATATCATCTCTTTGGTTTTTGTGTAAACAG GAAGCATCCTTATTAGACATTACCAATCAAGCATGTAGTCTTTTTGGCCCTTCTGAG ATTATGTTGCTGGAGTGGACAGATGACTTGGAGGCTTATATTCTTAAGGGTTATGGTAACTCGCTCAACTATAGAATGGGATTGCCATTACTTGAAGATGTTGTGCAGTCTATGGAACAAGCTATTCAAGCTGAAGAAG AAAGACGCCCTCCCGGAAGCTTTGAAAAGGCAAGACTTCGGTTTGCACATGCGGAAACTATAATTCCATTTTCGTGTCTGCTTGGTTTATTTCTTGATGGATCCG agtttaaaaaaattcagaagGAGCAACCTTTGCAGCTCCCTCCAAAGCCTCCACAGAAAAGAACCTGGAGGGGTAGCACTCTAGCCCCATTTGCAGGCAATAACATGCTGATATTGTATAGTTGTCCGGCTCAAGACAAATCTAAAAGCAAGCACTTTGTGCAAGTGCTGCACAATGAACACCCCATTCCAATGCCT GGTTGTGATGGTTCTGATTTCTGTTCATTTGAGGTCTTCAAG GAAAAAATAGTTGCACCTCATCAGAAGCATGACTATGATACAGTCTGTAATCCGAAGCAGGAGCCGTCCTCTGGCAGTATGTATCAAATGTTTCAGTGGCTTTTCTCGCTCAGCAAAGGTGATAAACAGCCCAGAGATGAATTTTAG